Proteins found in one Campylobacter lari genomic segment:
- a CDS encoding ornithine carbamoyltransferase, producing the protein MKIALECKDLILEKTLEIALKDFLVLKKDCDFLVCDEKINIQKPQFIINKKSNFLTQPFSIEELLNALNDFNASLQSIAYKIAMREKKIMNQKCEAILEQLRQESHEKIDAIFDLYKTELKNLIKEENNNA; encoded by the coding sequence ATGAAAATCGCTCTTGAATGTAAAGATTTAATTTTAGAAAAAACTTTAGAAATCGCTCTGAAGGATTTTTTGGTATTAAAAAAAGATTGTGATTTTTTAGTCTGCGATGAAAAAATCAACATACAAAAACCACAATTTATCATCAACAAAAAATCCAATTTCCTAACCCAACCTTTTAGCATAGAAGAGTTGCTAAATGCTTTAAATGATTTTAATGCAAGTTTACAAAGCATTGCATACAAGATTGCTATGCGCGAGAAAAAAATTATGAATCAAAAATGTGAAGCTATTTTAGAGCAATTGCGTCAAGAAAGTCATGAAAAAATCGACGCGATATTTGATCTTTACAAAACAGAGTTAAAAAACCTCATCAAAGAAGAAAATAATAATGCATAA
- a CDS encoding HdrB C-terminal domain-containing protein — MYKIYTNSNNDLFCYFDIIKNALDVVGVESTLCEKPLGKNYFIIDYDPKDILDEYSRMMNEDNILACEYSSYEIMSKIEKIQYAPEVFLEHLKQEYIKHFFEQFNIGVYQGFSNANCSLELAKILKANIIDFERKYKSCGYSFLNLNTQLAFKSASVIMLDAYDSGCDFLVVEDFYSFYMFDKCYKELQATSNRNFEDFYILSFAELANLALGIVPYTLKKHKLKVSLINENRS; from the coding sequence ATGTATAAAATTTATACTAATAGCAATAATGACTTATTTTGTTATTTTGATATTATCAAAAATGCTTTAGACGTAGTCGGTGTTGAAAGCACATTGTGTGAAAAACCTTTGGGTAAAAATTATTTTATTATTGATTATGATCCAAAAGATATCTTAGATGAATATTCAAGAATGATGAATGAAGATAATATCTTAGCTTGCGAATACAGCTCTTATGAAATTATGAGTAAAATTGAGAAAATTCAATATGCTCCAGAAGTTTTTTTAGAGCATCTTAAACAAGAATACATTAAACATTTTTTTGAGCAATTTAATATAGGTGTTTATCAAGGATTTTCTAATGCAAATTGTTCTTTAGAGCTTGCTAAAATACTTAAAGCAAATATTATAGATTTTGAAAGGAAATACAAAAGCTGTGGTTATAGTTTTTTAAATTTAAACACCCAATTAGCCTTCAAAAGTGCCTCTGTTATAATGCTAGACGCTTATGATAGTGGTTGTGATTTTTTAGTAGTTGAGGATTTTTATTCTTTTTATATGTTTGACAAATGCTATAAAGAATTACAAGCAACTTCAAATAGAAATTTTGAAGATTTTTATATTTTAAGTTTTGCAGAGCTTGCAAATTTAGCCCTAGGTATAGTACCATATACTTTAAAAAAACACAAATTAAAGGTGAGTTTAATCAATGAAAATCGCTCTTGA
- a CDS encoding DUF5644 domain-containing protein encodes MQITLRIFRFDKDSDYLAYYKPYVYDSKNFKSVYDILVQVKKDDIYFDFEENPESCIKINQVALRQRRDLSNIIEKFGKELIIEPLDTKRATKDLIMDKSDFLEKLELFKGLIDIHDVELYKQYDFLYYTSEIREFLPEYLGDSFFIFAYKMLLKYPEKAPQFLKLVADEEKGIYYHTKFKNFISSNELDYESYIKELKVMLVKSGLARSIF; translated from the coding sequence ATGCAAATAACTTTAAGAATTTTTCGTTTTGATAAAGATAGTGATTATTTAGCTTATTATAAACCTTATGTTTATGATAGTAAAAATTTTAAAAGTGTTTATGATATTTTAGTGCAAGTGAAAAAAGATGATATATATTTTGACTTTGAAGAAAACCCGGAAAGTTGTATTAAAATCAACCAAGTCGCCCTTAGACAACGAAGAGATTTAAGTAATATCATTGAAAAATTTGGAAAAGAACTCATCATAGAGCCACTTGACACCAAAAGAGCAACCAAAGATTTAATCATGGATAAAAGTGATTTTTTAGAAAAACTCGAACTTTTTAAAGGACTTATTGATATACACGATGTAGAACTTTATAAACAATATGACTTTTTATATTATACAAGTGAAATTAGAGAATTTTTACCTGAATATCTTGGTGATAGTTTTTTTATATTTGCTTATAAGATGTTGCTTAAATATCCAGAAAAAGCACCGCAATTTTTAAAATTAGTCGCAGATGAAGAAAAAGGAATTTATTATCATACCAAATTTAAAAATTTTATTTCATCAAATGAACTTGATTATGAATCTTATATTAAAGAATTAAAAGTAATGCTTGTAAAATCAGGCCTTGCAAGAAGTATTTTTTAA
- a CDS encoding thiamine-phosphate kinase, translated as MDKEKFIINAFANPVNGDDGAIIDGYCYSKDLFCEDVHFKRSWMSLEQVGAKAMLVNISDAIAMNATPIYALLGLSLPKCLEMKQVKALQKGLLDSAKEFGVQIIGGDTIADNKINISITIISKVNKRAVFRKGLKKGDLFAFSGKLGESLKGLNILFRGGKLHSKHRFIKPSLRQNFFYDIAKKVRVSMDISDGLNKDLSRVLFQNQLSIKFLKKLDKFSLNSAEEYEILFAFDKKHKAFIQNMAKKHRIKLNIFAKTTTGRYKFYGREHHF; from the coding sequence ATGGATAAAGAAAAATTTATTATCAATGCTTTTGCCAATCCTGTCAATGGAGATGATGGGGCAATCATCGATGGATATTGTTATTCTAAAGATTTATTTTGTGAAGATGTGCATTTTAAGCGATCTTGGATGAGCTTAGAGCAAGTTGGAGCAAAGGCTATGCTTGTTAATATTTCTGATGCAATTGCTATGAATGCTACGCCAATATATGCTCTTTTAGGGCTTTCTTTACCAAAATGTTTAGAAATGAAACAAGTTAAAGCTTTGCAAAAAGGCTTGCTAGATAGCGCAAAAGAATTTGGAGTGCAAATTATAGGCGGAGATACTATAGCGGATAATAAAATCAATATTAGTATAACTATTATTTCTAAAGTAAATAAAAGAGCCGTTTTTAGAAAAGGTTTGAAAAAAGGAGATTTATTTGCTTTTAGTGGGAAATTAGGTGAGAGTTTAAAGGGTTTAAATATTTTATTTCGCGGTGGAAAATTACATTCTAAACATCGTTTTATAAAACCTAGTTTAAGACAAAATTTTTTTTACGATATAGCAAAAAAAGTTAGAGTAAGTATGGATATTTCAGATGGTTTAAATAAAGACTTATCAAGAGTGTTGTTTCAAAACCAACTTAGTATAAAATTCCTTAAAAAATTAGATAAATTTAGCTTAAATAGTGCAGAAGAATATGAAATTTTATTTGCTTTTGATAAAAAACATAAAGCATTTATACAAAATATGGCAAAAAAACATAGAATTAAACTAAATATTTTTGCAAAAACAACAACGGGAAGGTATAAATTTTATGGAAGAGAACATCATTTTTAA
- the truD gene encoding tRNA pseudouridine(13) synthase TruD, translating into MNFMEENIIFKPLYTLKHSPINVYFSKNSNDFVVREKPLYEFSGKGEHLILHIQKKDLSTSEALKILSEQSGVKMKDFGYSGLKDKQGLTFQYISMPKKFEESLRNFKHDKMKILDSFYHDNKLRIGHLKGNSFFIRLKKVSKVDALKIEQAFKNIQEQGFANYFGYQRFGKFQDNFSQGLEILKGKKIKNKKMQEFLISAFQSELFNRYLSKRVELSHFINDFSEKEIKQIYGLEKEEIKSLKNQNQFFKILMGEVLGHYPFGKCFICEDLSSEVERFNQKDISAMGLLIGSKAYEANEGLAKKLEDEVFSFAYEFKDKMQGSRRFMWSYLQDCKCHYDEEKAHFTLEFFLQKGSYATVVLEEILHTDIFEQTHNI; encoded by the coding sequence ATAAATTTTATGGAAGAGAACATCATTTTTAAACCCTTATACACTTTAAAGCACAGCCCAATAAATGTGTATTTTTCAAAAAATAGTAATGATTTTGTAGTAAGGGAAAAGCCTTTGTATGAATTTAGTGGCAAAGGTGAACATTTAATTTTACATATACAAAAAAAAGATCTTAGTACAAGTGAAGCTTTGAAAATTTTAAGTGAGCAAAGTGGTGTTAAAATGAAAGATTTTGGCTATAGTGGTTTAAAAGATAAACAAGGTTTAACTTTTCAATATATTTCTATGCCTAAAAAATTTGAAGAGAGCTTAAGAAATTTTAAACATGATAAGATGAAAATTTTAGATAGCTTTTATCATGATAATAAACTTAGAATAGGACATTTAAAAGGAAATTCATTTTTTATAAGATTAAAAAAAGTTTCAAAAGTAGATGCTTTAAAAATAGAACAAGCTTTTAAAAATATCCAAGAACAAGGTTTTGCTAATTATTTTGGATATCAGCGTTTTGGCAAATTTCAAGATAATTTTTCACAAGGACTAGAAATTTTAAAAGGCAAAAAAATCAAAAATAAAAAAATGCAAGAATTTTTAATTTCTGCTTTTCAAAGCGAGCTTTTTAATAGATATTTGAGCAAAAGGGTAGAATTATCACATTTTATTAATGATTTTAGTGAAAAAGAAATAAAGCAAATTTATGGTTTAGAAAAAGAAGAAATCAAAAGTTTAAAAAACCAAAACCAATTTTTTAAAATTTTAATGGGCGAGGTTTTAGGACATTATCCTTTTGGAAAATGCTTTATATGCGAAGATTTATCAAGTGAAGTAGAAAGATTTAATCAAAAAGATATTAGCGCAATGGGTCTTTTAATAGGCTCTAAAGCTTATGAAGCAAATGAAGGTCTAGCTAAAAAATTAGAAGATGAAGTTTTTTCTTTTGCATATGAGTTTAAAGATAAGATGCAAGGTTCAAGACGCTTTATGTGGTCTTATTTGCAAGATTGTAAATGTCATTATGATGAAGAAAAAGCTCATTTTACTTTGGAGTTTTTCTTGCAAAAAGGCTCGTATGCCACGGTGGTTTTAGAAGAAATTTTACATACAGATATCTTTGAGCAAACCCATAATATATAA
- a CDS encoding DUF2325 domain-containing protein: MSVLVIGADEITPIKAVLTNLGAKNIEHWDARNENRVNRKPIPQNTECIVMLTSFLNHNTMKKIKTEAKKRNIPLVCAKRSVSCVYCEYCKVFGLDQAYECAKKA; this comes from the coding sequence ATGTCAGTTTTGGTTATCGGAGCAGATGAAATAACTCCAATAAAAGCAGTTTTAACAAACCTAGGTGCGAAAAACATAGAGCATTGGGATGCTAGAAATGAAAATAGGGTAAATAGAAAACCCATTCCACAAAATACTGAATGCATAGTTATGCTGACTAGTTTTTTAAATCATAATACTATGAAAAAAATTAAAACAGAGGCAAAAAAACGCAATATACCTTTGGTTTGTGCTAAACGCAGTGTAAGTTGTGTTTATTGTGAGTACTGTAAAGTTTTTGGACTTGATCAAGCTTATGAGTGTGCAAAGAAGGCTTAG
- the fldA gene encoding flavodoxin FldA produces MSIAVIYGSSMGNTESAANMIAQKLGISDVLNIADINAEKINSYDKLICGTSTWGSGDFQDDWDGFDFSALNLSGKTVAVFGMGDSESYSDTYCSAMGKLAQALKTAGANLVGAVSTGGYTFESSEAVEGDKFVGLALDNDNHEDLTESRIDAWLEQIKPSFS; encoded by the coding sequence ATGTCAATAGCAGTAATTTATGGTAGCTCTATGGGTAATACTGAAAGTGCAGCAAATATGATCGCTCAAAAATTAGGAATTTCTGATGTGTTAAATATTGCAGATATTAATGCAGAAAAAATTAATTCTTATGATAAATTAATTTGTGGTACTTCTACTTGGGGAAGTGGAGATTTTCAAGATGATTGGGATGGTTTTGATTTTTCTGCTTTAAATCTTAGTGGTAAAACTGTTGCTGTTTTTGGTATGGGAGATAGTGAAAGCTATTCAGATACTTATTGTAGTGCTATGGGTAAACTTGCTCAAGCTTTAAAAACAGCAGGTGCAAATTTGGTAGGTGCTGTTTCTACAGGTGGTTATACTTTTGAATCAAGTGAAGCCGTAGAAGGCGATAAGTTTGTAGGACTTGCATTAGATAATGACAATCATGAGGATTTAACTGAAAGTAGAATTGATGCTTGGTTAGAGCAAATCAAACCTTCTTTTTCTTAA
- a CDS encoding methyl-accepting chemotaxis protein, with product MEQIIISLIAIFITLIFIRMIISYNLKPIAIISSGLHNFFNYLNHKDAHSHPIKLKTQDEFGKMADEINENINIIKEALSKDAKAIEESVNVARKIETGELDLHISSHANNPQIQELIEVLNKMLTTLQAKIGRDLNEIQAVFNSYKHLDFTAAINTPKGDVEKAINALGNEIKNMLSQSLNQGELLNQKAEALKQSMQELTNDATHQTSSLQESARALEQMNSAMSEISIKAQDVVKQSNDIKSVTTVISDIAEQINLLALNAAIEAARAGEHGRGFAVVAEEVRNLAERTQKSLGEIEANTNILAQSISDMGDSIKEEANDISQINESVATIEKLTQQNSQTAIRTNAIANEVDSLAQDILSETKKRKF from the coding sequence ATGGAGCAAATTATTATCTCACTAATTGCTATTTTTATAACCTTGATATTTATTAGAATGATTATTTCATATAATCTTAAACCTATTGCAATTATTTCTTCGGGATTACATAATTTCTTTAACTATCTAAATCATAAAGACGCACACTCTCATCCTATTAAACTTAAAACTCAGGATGAATTTGGAAAAATGGCTGATGAAATCAATGAAAATATCAATATTATCAAAGAAGCTCTAAGTAAAGATGCAAAAGCTATTGAAGAATCTGTAAATGTTGCTAGAAAAATAGAAACAGGTGAGCTTGATTTACACATTAGCTCTCATGCTAATAATCCACAAATTCAAGAACTCATAGAAGTTTTAAACAAAATGCTTACTACCTTACAAGCAAAAATAGGTCGTGATTTAAATGAAATTCAAGCTGTATTTAATAGCTACAAACATTTAGATTTTACAGCAGCTATCAACACACCAAAAGGCGATGTAGAAAAAGCAATCAATGCGCTAGGAAATGAAATTAAAAATATGCTCTCCCAATCACTTAATCAAGGTGAATTGTTAAACCAAAAAGCTGAAGCACTCAAGCAAAGCATGCAAGAACTTACCAATGATGCCACACATCAAACCTCATCACTACAAGAAAGCGCAAGAGCTTTAGAACAAATGAACTCAGCTATGAGTGAAATTTCTATTAAAGCACAAGATGTAGTAAAACAAAGTAATGATATCAAAAGCGTTACTACAGTAATTTCAGATATAGCCGAACAAATTAATCTTCTTGCATTAAATGCTGCTATTGAGGCTGCCCGTGCGGGTGAACATGGACGTGGCTTTGCTGTTGTTGCCGAAGAAGTTAGAAATCTAGCAGAAAGAACTCAAAAGTCTTTAGGTGAAATAGAAGCCAATACCAATATCTTAGCTCAATCTATAAGTGATATGGGAGATTCTATCAAAGAAGAAGCAAATGACATTAGTCAAATCAATGAGTCAGTTGCTACTATAGAAAAACTCACACAACAAAACTCCCAAACAGCTATAAGAACTAATGCTATTGCCAATGAAGTAGATTCTTTAGCACAAGATATATTAAGTGAAACTAAAAAAAGAAAATTCTAA
- a CDS encoding pyridoxine 5'-phosphate oxidase family protein: MDERIKNFIHSQKLLNLSMLDEDGGVYCASCYYAFDDKNLALIFASEEHTKHIQLAYKASKVAVSIALDTDIVNLIKGVQIKALFQKATIEQEKIYYERFPFAKFANAYIFALNIQWAKYTDNKILLSKKLEFFI, from the coding sequence ATGGATGAAAGAATTAAAAATTTCATCCATTCACAAAAGCTTTTAAATTTAAGTATGCTTGATGAGGATGGTGGAGTATATTGCGCAAGCTGTTATTATGCTTTTGATGATAAAAATTTAGCTTTAATTTTTGCCAGTGAAGAGCACACCAAACATATTCAACTTGCTTATAAAGCCTCTAAAGTGGCAGTTAGTATAGCATTAGATACAGACATTGTTAATCTCATTAAAGGAGTGCAAATCAAAGCTCTTTTTCAAAAAGCTACCATAGAACAAGAAAAAATATATTATGAGAGATTTCCTTTTGCAAAATTTGCTAATGCTTATATTTTTGCTTTAAATATACAATGGGCAAAATACACTGACAATAAAATTTTACTCTCCAAAAAATTAGAATTTTTTATTTAA
- a CDS encoding EI24 domain-containing protein, with product MNILYLSLQDFLSKPFLKFSLLPFLISLFLFTLLVYYSYDVFFSYIEDVVSGSFMAWFFSFSIVQFSLAFLSAIGGFFIVVFASVFFTMLIISFLTPYIVKKINQKYYNHSMQKEVNSLEVLLKTFKFILISCVLFIVATFLLVIPFVSIVIYYGVFYYLFHKLLLLDVLSNILDKSNFDDFYKNSSPLYFKIITLIFFALSSIPLLGLFLQVFYVIFLTHLSYQKILKLKASNNG from the coding sequence ATGAATATATTATATCTAAGCTTGCAAGATTTTCTTAGCAAGCCTTTTTTAAAATTTTCTCTCTTGCCATTTTTAATTAGTTTATTTCTTTTTACCCTACTTGTATATTACAGCTATGATGTATTCTTTTCTTACATAGAAGATGTAGTTAGCGGTTCTTTTATGGCTTGGTTTTTTAGCTTTTCCATAGTGCAATTTTCACTTGCATTTTTAAGTGCCATAGGTGGATTTTTCATAGTAGTATTTGCCTCAGTATTTTTTACTATGTTAATAATTTCTTTTTTAACTCCTTATATAGTCAAAAAAATCAATCAAAAATATTACAACCATTCTATGCAAAAAGAAGTAAATTCTTTAGAAGTTTTACTAAAAACATTCAAATTTATACTCATTTCGTGTGTATTATTTATAGTGGCTACTTTCTTATTGGTTATACCTTTTGTTAGCATTGTGATTTATTATGGAGTATTTTATTATTTATTTCACAAACTTTTATTGCTAGATGTGTTAAGTAACATCTTAGATAAAAGCAATTTTGATGATTTTTATAAAAATTCATCACCTTTGTATTTCAAAATTATCACTTTGATCTTTTTTGCTTTATCAAGCATACCTTTACTTGGTTTATTTTTACAAGTATTTTATGTAATTTTTTTAACTCACTTAAGTTATCAAAAAATTTTAAAACTTAAAGCTAGTAACAATGGATGA
- the dut gene encoding dUTPase: MEVKDILKSMLELQQKLNDETNGIGWENGYTKEGKLISFRRCIYMECAELIDSFAWKHWKSIHTPANWDNVRIEIVDIWHFILSLILEEYKEKQIDDKNFIAEEVSSVTFFDDFCKETSNPSEADIYGILNDIELIIHKCSGFDYDLGELLSVYFVLARKCGLNFFELYKTYIGKNILNQFRQENGYKEGSYKKTWNGIEDNEVLNQILKETLDYKEIYQKLQENYNQIK; the protein is encoded by the coding sequence ATGGAAGTAAAAGATATTTTAAAAAGCATGCTAGAACTCCAGCAAAAATTAAATGATGAGACCAATGGTATAGGTTGGGAAAACGGCTATACTAAAGAAGGTAAATTAATTAGTTTTAGAAGATGTATTTATATGGAGTGTGCTGAGCTTATTGATTCTTTTGCTTGGAAACATTGGAAAAGTATACACACTCCTGCAAACTGGGATAATGTACGCATTGAAATAGTGGATATATGGCATTTTATTTTAAGTTTGATTTTAGAAGAATATAAAGAAAAACAAATCGATGATAAAAACTTCATAGCAGAAGAAGTTTCTTCTGTAACTTTTTTTGATGATTTTTGCAAAGAAACTTCTAATCCAAGTGAAGCAGATATTTATGGAATTTTAAATGATATTGAACTTATTATTCATAAATGCAGTGGTTTTGATTATGATTTAGGTGAACTTTTAAGCGTGTATTTTGTTTTAGCTAGAAAATGTGGTTTAAATTTCTTTGAGCTTTATAAAACTTATATTGGAAAAAATATATTAAATCAATTCAGGCAAGAAAACGGCTACAAAGAAGGCAGCTATAAAAAAACATGGAATGGCATAGAAGATAATGAAGTTTTAAATCAAATTTTAAAAGAAACGCTAGATTATAAAGAAATTTATCAAAAACTTCAAGAAAATTACAATCAAATTAAATGA
- a CDS encoding ATP-binding protein yields MQISSYNSQNFSMDIKTKNGNHLSFSMYDKKEAKLDKDGSSASLSLRNQFGFSFSYNGTKLSQEEIEEIKQAVAKVQPQIDEFMKNSRVRTLKPKELITTAMKIGNALPEPKNEEHEKATLHELLNTMDKSLNKEINKTDLEDIKKQIFQDSAKLLEEIWEQYNKQKEQKEENNKEFGFYA; encoded by the coding sequence ATGCAAATTTCTAGTTATAATTCTCAAAATTTTTCTATGGATATTAAAACAAAAAATGGTAACCATCTTTCTTTTTCTATGTATGATAAAAAAGAGGCTAAATTAGACAAAGATGGCAGCTCAGCTTCTTTAAGCCTTAGAAATCAATTTGGTTTTTCATTCTCATATAATGGAACCAAACTTTCACAAGAAGAAATAGAAGAAATAAAACAAGCAGTAGCTAAAGTACAACCCCAAATAGATGAATTTATGAAAAACTCAAGAGTAAGAACTTTAAAACCAAAAGAGCTTATCACTACTGCAATGAAAATCGGTAATGCCTTACCTGAACCAAAAAATGAAGAACATGAAAAAGCTACTTTGCATGAATTATTAAATACTATGGATAAGAGCTTAAACAAAGAAATAAATAAAACTGATCTTGAAGATATTAAAAAGCAAATTTTCCAAGATAGTGCTAAATTATTAGAAGAAATTTGGGAACAATATAACAAACAAAAAGAGCAAAAAGAAGAGAATAATAAAGAATTTGGATTTTATGCTTAA
- a CDS encoding hydrogenase small subunit encodes MSLSNEELKGILERKIALLENSHKEEKNISLEAVNSIIKILGLPNDFSPLAHRYFQLHTPPSLIWLHLSECTGCSESLLRTSLPDFLDLIFDFISLEYHETFMSASGHQAESHLEEVLEKKDFLLAVEGGVCAIDPFYLTIGAHGENGYEILQKCAKNAKTIFAMGTCSSYGGIQAAHPNPTKSIGISKVLEEKVINIPGCPPSDVNIIAALCFYILFEQDMALDEQNRPLALYGKCLHDLCERKAKFEAGNFAQSFDDENIKQGYCLFKVGCKGPYAYNNCPKVKFNSKTSWPVAAGHGCIACSEENFWDDFGFYEKPMSNEFAYNDFSIILDDKIIHNSSINELNSDNILLDLKSDTSGIFYQNDTKINFLDFSFEANPKVFLNNFAKTKMAMTLVQNYQEQFKTYYDFIQENYDNESKISNNILDLFYFIYPFINGKKLSHLDEFLDLALAYKFKHPSKFDFKITINGQAKLDISKSMRMPLIYILGGLDKEAIAFGLIFSLKENLKQALKTCKKTHNKKQILICTKNEKLLNLFWDLTSI; translated from the coding sequence ATGTCTTTAAGCAATGAAGAATTAAAAGGCATATTAGAGCGCAAAATCGCTCTATTGGAAAACTCACACAAAGAAGAAAAAAATATCTCATTAGAGGCTGTAAATTCTATTATTAAAATTTTAGGTTTACCAAATGATTTTAGCCCTTTAGCGCATAGATATTTTCAACTTCACACCCCACCTAGCCTTATATGGCTTCATTTAAGCGAATGTACAGGGTGTAGTGAAAGTTTGCTTAGAACTTCATTGCCTGATTTTTTGGATTTAATTTTTGATTTTATTTCTTTAGAATACCATGAAACCTTCATGAGTGCAAGCGGACACCAAGCAGAATCGCATTTAGAGGAAGTTTTAGAAAAAAAAGATTTTCTTTTAGCTGTTGAAGGTGGAGTTTGTGCTATAGATCCTTTTTATTTAACCATAGGAGCGCATGGTGAAAATGGATATGAAATTTTACAAAAATGTGCTAAAAATGCTAAAACAATCTTTGCTATGGGGACTTGCTCAAGCTATGGAGGAATTCAAGCTGCACATCCAAACCCCACCAAAAGTATAGGAATTTCTAAAGTCTTAGAAGAAAAAGTAATTAATATACCAGGTTGTCCTCCAAGCGATGTAAATATCATCGCAGCACTTTGTTTTTATATATTATTTGAGCAGGATATGGCTTTAGATGAACAAAATAGACCTTTAGCTCTTTATGGAAAATGCTTGCATGATTTATGTGAAAGAAAGGCTAAATTTGAAGCAGGAAATTTTGCTCAAAGTTTTGATGATGAGAATATAAAACAAGGCTATTGTCTTTTTAAAGTAGGTTGTAAAGGACCTTATGCTTACAATAATTGCCCTAAGGTTAAATTTAACTCCAAAACCTCTTGGCCAGTAGCTGCAGGACATGGATGCATTGCTTGTAGTGAAGAAAATTTTTGGGATGATTTTGGTTTTTATGAAAAACCCATGAGTAATGAATTTGCTTATAATGATTTTTCTATTATATTAGATGATAAAATAATTCATAACAGTTCTATCAATGAGCTTAATTCAGATAATATTTTACTAGATTTAAAAAGCGATACTAGTGGGATTTTTTATCAAAATGACACAAAGATTAATTTTTTAGATTTTAGTTTTGAAGCTAATCCTAAAGTTTTTTTAAATAATTTTGCAAAAACTAAAATGGCTATGACTTTAGTACAAAACTATCAAGAGCAATTTAAAACATATTATGATTTCATACAAGAAAATTATGATAATGAAAGCAAAATTAGCAATAATATCTTAGATTTATTTTATTTTATATATCCTTTTATTAATGGAAAAAAATTAAGTCATTTAGATGAGTTTTTAGATCTTGCTTTAGCTTATAAGTTTAAACATCCTAGCAAATTTGATTTTAAAATCACAATTAATGGACAAGCAAAACTTGATATTTCTAAATCTATGCGTATGCCTTTAATTTATATTTTAGGTGGTTTAGATAAAGAAGCTATTGCTTTTGGATTGATTTTTTCTTTAAAAGAAAATTTAAAACAGGCTTTAAAAACATGTAAAAAAACACATAACAAAAAGCAAATTTTAATATGTACAAAAAATGAAAAATTGCTAAATTTATTTTGGGATTTAACGAGCATTTAA
- a CDS encoding triose-phosphate isomerase, with protein MIFAANLKCNHTRSSFELYAQKLNQNLNKEDEVFIFPPSIAFLKDNFSFQQGAQNFYPCENGAYTGEIGKIHLEEFNIKSVLIGHSERRALSEDESFLKTKFDFAKNLDFNIIYCIGESLETKNANKSLDFLKKQIENIDLSYKKLIIAYEPIYSIGTGVSANLDDINTILNFLREFTNAKLLYGGSVNQNNIKEICTLKNCDGVLIGSAALNANDFLNMIQIAKG; from the coding sequence ATGATTTTTGCAGCAAATTTAAAGTGTAATCATACAAGATCAAGCTTTGAACTTTACGCTCAAAAATTAAACCAAAACTTAAACAAAGAAGATGAAGTTTTCATCTTCCCTCCTAGTATAGCTTTTTTAAAAGACAATTTTTCCTTTCAACAAGGCGCGCAGAATTTCTACCCTTGTGAAAATGGAGCGTATACTGGAGAAATAGGTAAAATTCACTTAGAAGAATTTAATATCAAAAGCGTTTTAATAGGCCATTCTGAAAGAAGAGCTTTAAGTGAAGATGAAAGTTTTTTAAAGACCAAATTTGACTTTGCAAAAAATCTTGATTTTAATATCATTTATTGTATAGGCGAAAGTTTAGAAACTAAAAATGCTAACAAAAGCTTAGACTTTTTAAAAAAACAAATTGAAAATATTGACTTATCTTATAAAAAACTTATCATAGCTTATGAACCTATTTATTCTATAGGCACTGGAGTAAGTGCTAATCTTGATGATATTAACACTATACTTAATTTTTTAAGAGAATTTACTAACGCTAAGCTTTTATATGGTGGAAGTGTTAATCAAAACAATATTAAAGAAATTTGTACTTTAAAAAATTGTGATGGAGTATTAATAGGTTCGGCTGCATTAAATGCAAATGATTTTTTAAATATGATACAAATAGCTAAAGGTTAA